The Thermocrinis ruber genome has a window encoding:
- a CDS encoding metal-binding protein, translated as MALGRTHELINLLALPGFLYFLPKEFYLPFSVGYVLGTFFLSPDLDLKHSKPSKRWKALKILWHPYQKKSKHRGISHIPILGTFTRLLYIFLIITALYYLLYFFLSYYWQEGTQKISQLHPLILVEELAYKEWTFYALLGLIASELTHISLDLLWSFWKRIKPF; from the coding sequence TTGGCTCTTGGGAGGACTCACGAACTTATAAACCTGCTTGCCCTCCCGGGCTTTCTTTACTTTTTACCAAAAGAGTTTTATTTGCCCTTTAGCGTTGGCTACGTGCTGGGCACCTTTTTTCTGTCCCCCGATTTGGACCTAAAGCACTCCAAACCTTCCAAAAGATGGAAAGCACTAAAAATCCTCTGGCACCCCTATCAAAAAAAGTCAAAACACAGAGGCATTTCTCACATTCCCATCTTGGGCACCTTCACAAGGCTTTTATACATCTTCCTTATAATCACAGCCCTTTATTACCTGCTTTACTTTTTCCTTTCCTATTATTGGCAGGAGGGCACCCAAAAAATATCCCAACTCCACCCTCTTATTCTTGTGGAGGAGCTCGCATACAAAGAATGGACCTTTTACGCCCTCTTAGGTCTAATAGCCTCTGAACTTACCCACATAAGCCTTGACTTGCTTTGGAGCTTTTGGAAGAGAATAAAACCCTTTTGA
- a CDS encoding F0F1 ATP synthase subunit gamma: protein MPKLSPRDIRRKIQGIKNTRRITNAMKVVSAAKLRKAQEAIYASRPYSERLYEVLAHLSAHVDMSAHPLLEVREERKVDIILITADKGLAGAFNSNAIKKAEELIAEKNQNGIKVSLILIGRKGAQYFQKRSWKVLKAYEEVFRKEINFEVVKEVGELVRQRYQNKETDGVYLINNEMITRASYKPVVRRFLPFERIEQKEQDYSSYEFEVDAETFINKLIDLYLNYQLYRAMLESNAAEHFARMVAMDNATRNADELIRTWTLIFNKVRQESITYELIDIVNAVEAMK, encoded by the coding sequence ATGCCAAAGCTTTCTCCGAGGGATATAAGAAGAAAGATCCAAGGTATAAAGAACACCAGAAGGATCACCAACGCTATGAAGGTGGTCTCCGCCGCCAAGCTGAGAAAGGCTCAGGAGGCAATATACGCCTCAAGACCTTACTCAGAAAGGCTTTACGAGGTGCTTGCTCATCTTTCTGCCCATGTGGATATGAGCGCGCATCCCCTTTTGGAGGTTAGAGAGGAAAGAAAGGTTGATATCATCCTTATAACTGCAGATAAAGGTTTGGCTGGTGCCTTCAACTCAAACGCAATAAAGAAAGCAGAAGAGCTTATCGCAGAAAAAAATCAGAATGGCATAAAGGTATCCCTCATACTCATAGGACGCAAGGGTGCTCAATACTTCCAAAAGAGAAGCTGGAAGGTTCTAAAGGCTTACGAGGAGGTCTTTAGAAAGGAAATTAACTTTGAAGTGGTCAAAGAGGTGGGCGAGTTAGTCCGGCAAAGATACCAAAACAAGGAGACAGACGGAGTGTATCTAATAAACAATGAAATGATCACAAGGGCAAGCTACAAACCTGTAGTTAGAAGGTTCTTGCCCTTTGAAAGGATAGAGCAAAAAGAGCAAGACTATAGTTCCTACGAGTTTGAGGTAGATGCGGAAACCTTCATAAACAAGCTCATTGACCTTTATTTGAACTATCAACTGTACAGGGCTATGCTTGAGTCCAACGCAGCGGAGCACTTTGCCCGGATGGTGGCTATGGATAATGCTACCCGCAACGCGGACGAACTTATAAGGACATGGACCTTGATCTTCAACAAGGTAAGGCAAGAGTCCATAACCTACGAGCTTATAGATATAGTCAACGCAGTGGAAGCTATGAAGTGA
- the ftsY gene encoding signal recognition particle-docking protein FtsY has translation MFGFFKKSEEEKLAEKGDKSAILKLIEKGKKDKAIEILERFKEDPELRPILFKLYMEEGKYYYAYQLVEYYDKNLATAKERALLYEKVGEIQKAVEEYSKVGDYESLYRAGMLLKEAQPKESLEFFERAFKLANEIQKKELEEHILEIKKKLGLVEVKKEGFLERLRKGLRKTRELLEFGVIFAGRKVDEELLEELEERLIRADIGVKTAEQLVEELRKEAIRKNIKTWEELLPVLREKLLSYIGNCKGELKEGKVYLFLGVNGSGKTTTIGKLAYRFKSQGKRVLLCAGDTFRSAAIEQLQVWAQRSGADIVYKEEGADPASVVYQALEKAQKENYDVVLIDTAGRLHTKEPLIRELRKIKQVIQKFYPEELTETLLVLDATIGQNSLSQAKVFKEAVDVSGIVLTKLDGSAKGGAVVPICSELKIPIKLLGVGEGLEDLQEFDPKTFVEELTS, from the coding sequence ATGTTTGGCTTTTTCAAAAAGTCAGAAGAGGAGAAGTTAGCGGAAAAGGGAGATAAATCTGCCATTCTTAAGCTCATAGAAAAGGGTAAAAAGGACAAGGCTATAGAAATCTTAGAAAGATTCAAAGAAGACCCTGAACTAAGACCCATTCTCTTTAAGCTTTACATGGAGGAGGGCAAATATTACTATGCCTACCAACTGGTGGAATACTACGACAAAAACTTAGCCACCGCCAAAGAAAGGGCACTTCTCTACGAAAAGGTGGGAGAGATCCAAAAGGCGGTGGAGGAGTACTCCAAGGTGGGAGACTATGAGAGCCTCTATAGGGCTGGGATGCTTTTGAAGGAGGCACAGCCCAAAGAAAGCCTTGAGTTTTTTGAGAGGGCTTTTAAGCTGGCAAACGAAATCCAAAAGAAGGAGTTGGAAGAACACATTTTGGAGATAAAGAAAAAGCTCGGTCTTGTAGAGGTAAAAAAAGAGGGCTTTTTGGAGAGGCTCCGCAAAGGTTTAAGAAAAACGAGGGAACTCCTTGAGTTTGGCGTTATCTTTGCAGGGAGAAAGGTGGATGAGGAGCTGTTGGAAGAGCTTGAAGAGAGGCTCATAAGAGCAGACATTGGAGTAAAGACTGCGGAGCAACTGGTGGAGGAGCTAAGAAAGGAAGCTATAAGAAAGAACATAAAAACTTGGGAAGAACTATTACCTGTGCTGAGGGAGAAGTTGCTGAGCTACATAGGAAACTGTAAAGGAGAGTTAAAGGAAGGCAAGGTTTATCTCTTTTTGGGAGTCAACGGCTCTGGAAAAACCACCACCATAGGAAAGCTCGCCTATAGGTTCAAAAGTCAAGGGAAAAGGGTTCTGCTATGTGCTGGAGATACCTTCAGGTCTGCAGCAATAGAGCAGTTGCAGGTTTGGGCTCAGAGGAGCGGAGCGGATATAGTCTATAAGGAGGAGGGTGCAGACCCTGCGTCGGTGGTCTATCAGGCTTTGGAAAAGGCTCAGAAAGAAAACTACGATGTGGTTTTAATAGATACCGCCGGAAGGCTACACACAAAGGAGCCACTCATCAGGGAACTAAGGAAAATAAAGCAGGTCATTCAGAAGTTCTACCCAGAGGAGCTCACCGAAACCCTTTTGGTGTTAGATGCCACAATAGGACAGAACTCTCTTTCACAGGCTAAGGTCTTTAAGGAGGCGGTGGACGTTAGCGGTATAGTGCTTACCAAGTTGGATGGTTCTGCAAAGGGTGGTGCGGTGGTGCCCATATGCAGTGAGTTAAAAATTCCCATAAAGCTTTTGGGGGTAGGTGAGGGTTTGGAAGATTTGCAGGAGTTTGATCCAAAAACCTTTGTGGAGGAGCTGACAAGTTGA
- the lon gene encoding endopeptidase La, with protein sequence MMEDFFKLPEVPSEEFELPAMPLRDLVVFPAMVVPLFVGRDFSVRAIESALKRDRLILLVLQKEKSVEEPDKEGIYSMGVIAHIIRATPLEEGKLKILVQGIKRAHIKDYYKKEDHYWALVKAIDEKEINPEELSREDRAYISAVKELLDRAVALGKQVIPDLLMVIRELEDPGKLADLVASISDIKSHEAQKVLESLDPIERLKLVHQYLSNEVGMLEVQSRIRNTARERIEKEQREYFLRQQLKAIQEELGELDEKKEEIENYRKKLAQLKLSKEVREEIEKQIKRLERMHPESAEAGVIRTWLDWVLELPWNKKTKDRYNLERVQQILDRDHYNLEKVKERIIEYLAVKKLTKGKSTAVQILCFVGPPGVGKTSLGKSIAEALGKKFVRISLGGIRDEAEIRGHRRTYVGALPGRIIQAIKQAGTKNPLIVLDEVDKISISFQGDPAAALLEVLDPEQNKTFTDLYIGLPFDLSEVFFICTANRVDTIPRPLLDRMEVIYLSGYSEEEKVFIAKNHLLPKLLPLHGFKEGEVIFQEEALLEVIRGYTRESGVRNLQRQLGTILRKLALRKLRGEKPPFEVKAQDVKGFLGVPKRFTDKEDTPMVGLAIGLAWTEVGGEIMLIEATRFKGKGNLILTGSLGDVMKESAQAAMSYIKSKAEDYGINPEEFSNWDVHIHVPEGAVPKDGPSAGITIATALLSLFTDIPVRSDIAMTGEVTLRGRVLPVGGLKEKILAAKRAGIYEVILPEKNKDEVLEDLPAYVRDKMTFHFVKDLDQVFEKALVSNPRKT encoded by the coding sequence ATGATGGAGGACTTTTTCAAATTGCCGGAGGTTCCGTCGGAGGAGTTTGAACTGCCCGCCATGCCCCTGAGGGACCTGGTGGTCTTTCCCGCCATGGTTGTTCCTCTCTTTGTGGGCAGGGACTTTTCCGTCAGAGCCATAGAGAGCGCCCTCAAAAGGGACAGGCTAATCCTCTTGGTCTTGCAAAAGGAAAAGAGCGTGGAGGAGCCAGACAAAGAAGGCATTTACTCTATGGGCGTTATAGCCCACATCATCCGGGCGACACCTTTGGAGGAAGGAAAGCTAAAAATACTCGTGCAGGGCATAAAGAGGGCGCATATAAAGGATTACTACAAAAAGGAGGACCACTACTGGGCGTTGGTTAAAGCTATAGATGAAAAGGAGATAAACCCAGAGGAACTTAGCAGGGAAGACAGGGCGTACATTTCCGCTGTAAAGGAGCTTTTGGATAGGGCAGTAGCCCTAGGAAAGCAAGTGATACCGGACCTCTTGATGGTAATAAGGGAGTTGGAGGACCCCGGAAAGCTGGCGGACCTCGTAGCGTCCATCTCGGACATAAAGTCCCACGAAGCCCAGAAGGTCTTAGAAAGCTTGGATCCTATCGAAAGGCTAAAGCTGGTACATCAGTATCTATCCAACGAAGTGGGTATGCTGGAAGTCCAGAGCAGGATCAGAAACACTGCAAGGGAAAGAATAGAGAAGGAGCAGAGGGAGTACTTCCTCAGGCAACAGCTAAAAGCTATCCAAGAGGAGCTCGGAGAGCTTGATGAGAAAAAGGAAGAAATAGAGAATTACAGAAAGAAGTTAGCCCAGTTGAAGCTTTCAAAAGAGGTGCGGGAGGAAATAGAAAAGCAGATAAAGAGGCTGGAGAGAATGCATCCAGAATCTGCGGAGGCTGGAGTGATAAGAACTTGGCTTGATTGGGTCTTGGAATTGCCCTGGAACAAAAAAACCAAAGACAGATACAACTTAGAAAGGGTCCAACAGATCTTGGACAGGGATCACTACAACTTAGAGAAGGTAAAGGAGCGGATCATAGAGTATTTGGCGGTTAAGAAGCTTACAAAAGGTAAAAGCACCGCGGTGCAGATCCTCTGCTTTGTGGGTCCTCCGGGCGTGGGCAAAACATCCCTTGGAAAATCCATAGCGGAAGCCTTGGGTAAAAAGTTTGTGAGAATATCCTTAGGTGGTATAAGGGATGAGGCGGAGATCAGAGGACATAGAAGAACCTACGTGGGTGCCCTACCGGGTCGGATTATTCAGGCGATAAAGCAAGCGGGCACCAAAAACCCTCTGATCGTTCTGGATGAGGTGGATAAGATATCCATATCCTTCCAAGGGGACCCTGCCGCAGCGCTGTTGGAGGTATTGGACCCAGAACAAAACAAGACCTTTACAGACCTGTACATAGGCTTGCCCTTTGACCTGTCGGAGGTGTTCTTTATCTGCACCGCCAACAGGGTGGATACAATTCCAAGACCTCTCCTTGATAGGATGGAGGTGATCTACCTCTCTGGTTATTCGGAGGAAGAGAAGGTATTTATAGCCAAAAATCACCTGTTGCCCAAGCTTTTGCCCTTGCATGGCTTTAAAGAGGGAGAGGTTATATTCCAAGAAGAAGCCCTTTTGGAGGTTATAAGGGGATACACCCGCGAATCTGGAGTTAGAAACCTCCAAAGGCAGTTGGGAACCATCCTAAGAAAGCTTGCCCTCAGAAAGCTAAGGGGCGAAAAGCCACCCTTTGAGGTAAAAGCCCAAGATGTTAAAGGGTTCTTGGGAGTGCCCAAGAGATTTACAGATAAGGAAGATACACCAATGGTTGGCTTGGCAATAGGTCTCGCTTGGACGGAGGTGGGCGGTGAGATCATGCTAATAGAGGCAACTCGGTTCAAAGGCAAGGGCAATCTCATACTTACCGGTTCCCTTGGAGATGTGATGAAGGAGTCTGCCCAAGCGGCAATGTCTTACATAAAGTCTAAGGCGGAAGATTACGGAATAAACCCGGAGGAGTTTTCCAACTGGGATGTGCATATACATGTGCCGGAGGGAGCTGTGCCCAAAGATGGACCCTCTGCGGGTATTACCATTGCCACAGCCCTACTCTCTCTGTTTACGGATATACCCGTCAGGTCTGACATCGCCATGACCGGAGAGGTTACACTGCGCGGAAGGGTTTTGCCGGTGGGTGGGCTAAAGGAGAAGATCCTCGCCGCCAAGAGGGCTGGCATATATGAAGTGATCCTTCCGGAGAAGAATAAGGATGAGGTTTTGGAAGATTTGCCCGCCTACGTGAGAGACAAAATGACCTTTCACTTTGTCAAAGACCTAGACCAGGTCTTCGAAAAGGCGCTTGTTTCTAACCCAAGGAAAACTTGA
- a CDS encoding DUF454 family protein, which translates to MRKLLYRTIAGILLLLAVLGVFLPLLPTVPFVLLAVFFLVRSSKRDLVRIKRVPYIGKILYPYIKRVAKWNTQQPSSST; encoded by the coding sequence ATGAGAAAGTTACTTTATAGAACTATTGCTGGGATTTTACTACTGCTTGCTGTTTTGGGCGTCTTTTTGCCACTGCTTCCAACGGTTCCCTTTGTGCTGTTGGCTGTTTTCTTTTTGGTTAGGTCTTCAAAAAGGGACTTAGTACGCATTAAAAGGGTTCCCTATATTGGTAAAATCCTATATCCTTACATAAAAAGGGTGGCAAAGTGGAATACACAACAGCCAAGTTCTTCCACCTGA
- a CDS encoding 7-cyano-7-deazaguanine synthase → MKKSVVLFSGGVESTCVLYLKLLEGQVVYPVYVKCGMPWERLEYVKATELWQETKRKFSKLMPIKVLPLKTYHKKYKAIETEEELFIPLRNLTLLTAVAGYALSKRAESVSIGSLGLYPFPDNNLAYLKEVERLITEGSKQRLKVEVPLFGMEKGEVVKRFSKWVPLHRTFSCVNPVLRNGKILHCGICIKCKEREEAFKEAQIPL, encoded by the coding sequence ATGAAAAAAAGTGTTGTTCTTTTTAGTGGAGGAGTGGAAAGCACGTGTGTTCTATACCTTAAGCTCTTGGAAGGGCAGGTTGTCTATCCGGTTTATGTTAAATGCGGAATGCCCTGGGAAAGGCTTGAGTATGTGAAAGCTACTGAGCTCTGGCAAGAGACAAAAAGAAAGTTTTCAAAGTTGATGCCTATAAAGGTTCTGCCTCTAAAAACTTACCATAAAAAGTACAAAGCCATAGAGACAGAAGAGGAATTGTTTATCCCTCTGAGAAACTTAACACTATTAACTGCAGTGGCAGGATACGCCCTGTCAAAGAGGGCAGAAAGCGTTAGCATAGGCAGTTTGGGACTGTATCCCTTTCCCGATAACAACCTTGCCTACCTTAAAGAGGTGGAAAGGCTGATCACAGAAGGTTCAAAGCAAAGGTTAAAAGTAGAGGTTCCCCTTTTTGGCATGGAAAAGGGCGAGGTTGTAAAGAGATTTTCAAAGTGGGTTCCACTGCATCGGACCTTTTCCTGCGTCAATCCAGTTTTACGAAATGGGAAGATCCTTCATTGTGGAATATGTATAAAGTGCAAAGAGAGAGAAGAAGCCTTCAAAGAAGCCCAAATTCCTTTATGA
- a CDS encoding sulfite exporter TauE/SafE family protein, producing METYLIPILASIVAGFINAIAGGGTLITFPALVFAGLDPLSANITNTVALWLGPFTSALSYRKTLRENFSTLKTFLPPSLLGALLGAFLLIHTPSETFKKAVPFLIGFATLLLAFSEFILKFITRLGNSSKFLPILLQFLTAIYGSYFGAGIGIMMASSIVLSGVSNMQLTIALKNFLGFVINLLGALIFLFSGKVAFNFVLVMMPAFMLGGYLGAVVAKRLNQRTAKAVIVAWGFLLSFVFFIKEFGLL from the coding sequence ATGGAAACCTACCTAATACCAATCCTTGCCTCCATCGTAGCTGGTTTTATAAACGCCATAGCTGGCGGTGGAACCCTTATAACCTTTCCCGCTTTGGTCTTTGCAGGCTTAGACCCGCTCTCTGCCAACATAACAAACACCGTAGCCCTATGGCTTGGACCGTTTACCAGTGCCCTGAGCTACAGAAAGACTCTGAGGGAAAACTTCTCTACTCTTAAAACCTTTTTGCCTCCATCCTTGCTTGGTGCCCTGCTTGGTGCCTTTTTGCTCATACACACTCCGTCCGAGACCTTTAAAAAGGCTGTTCCCTTTTTGATAGGTTTTGCCACCCTTCTGCTTGCCTTCAGTGAGTTTATTCTCAAGTTCATAACAAGGCTTGGCAACTCCTCAAAGTTTCTTCCTATCTTGCTTCAGTTTCTCACAGCCATCTATGGGAGCTACTTTGGGGCGGGTATAGGCATAATGATGGCATCCTCTATAGTGCTTTCTGGTGTTTCAAACATGCAACTGACCATAGCCCTCAAGAATTTTTTGGGTTTTGTGATAAACCTTTTGGGTGCCCTTATCTTTTTGTTTAGTGGTAAGGTTGCCTTTAATTTTGTGCTTGTTATGATGCCAGCCTTTATGCTGGGTGGATACTTGGGGGCGGTGGTAGCCAAAAGGTTAAATCAGAGAACCGCCAAAGCGGTGATCGTCGCTTGGGGATTTTTGCTTAGCTTTGTGTTCTTCATAAAGGAATTTGGGCTTCTTTGA
- a CDS encoding YicC family protein — MTGLGRATAEDEERKVTVFIKTLNGKGLDVSIRSNINLYEFEFEVRNKIREYLQRGTVSVLVQVEAKKPKGNVVNPDALVSTFQFFKDLAQRSGFNLSDDMAFYASLRYVEIAEEELEEETKALIIQALTDALKEVVKSREEEGAKLKEDLLSRLRIIREHLRNILENKDSILERTKKRVLEKAKELNLPEGNPTVLNEISLILSKMDIEEEVTRFKVHLERFEGLLDAQGEVGRKLEFLLQEMHREINTLGNKMPELSQWVVEIKTEVDRLKQQVANIE; from the coding sequence ATGACAGGGCTCGGAAGGGCTACCGCGGAGGATGAAGAGAGAAAGGTAACAGTTTTTATAAAGACCTTAAACGGGAAGGGACTTGACGTCTCAATAAGGTCCAACATAAACCTTTATGAGTTTGAGTTTGAGGTAAGGAATAAGATAAGGGAGTATCTGCAAAGGGGAACCGTTAGCGTCCTCGTGCAGGTAGAAGCAAAAAAGCCAAAGGGAAACGTGGTAAATCCTGACGCCCTGGTTAGCACTTTCCAGTTTTTTAAAGATTTAGCCCAGCGTTCTGGGTTCAATCTCTCCGATGATATGGCTTTTTACGCCTCTTTAAGGTATGTGGAGATAGCAGAGGAGGAGCTAGAAGAAGAGACCAAAGCACTCATTATTCAGGCATTGACCGACGCACTAAAGGAAGTTGTAAAGAGCAGGGAAGAAGAAGGGGCAAAACTAAAGGAGGACCTTCTTTCTAGGCTGAGGATTATAAGGGAGCACCTAAGAAATATTCTTGAAAACAAGGATAGCATTCTAGAAAGGACAAAGAAAAGGGTTTTGGAGAAGGCAAAGGAGTTAAACCTCCCGGAGGGAAATCCCACCGTTCTCAATGAGATCAGTCTTATCCTTTCAAAGATGGACATAGAGGAGGAAGTAACACGTTTTAAGGTTCATCTTGAGAGGTTTGAAGGACTGTTGGACGCACAGGGAGAGGTAGGAAGGAAGCTGGAGTTTTTGCTCCAAGAGATGCACAGGGAGATAAACACCTTAGGAAACAAAATGCCCGAGCTTTCCCAATGGGTGGTGGAGATAAAAACAGAGGTTGACCGGTTAAAACAGCAGGTGGCAAACATAGAGTAG
- the ndk gene encoding nucleoside-diphosphate kinase — MERTLVIVKPDAFEKGATGKIIDRFLSEGFRIVALKLFRFTTEQAKGFYIVHKDRPFYRELVEFMTSGPVVAMVLEGEDAIRRVREIIGPTDSEEARRVAPNSIRALFGTDKGKNAVHASDSVESAQYEIPFIFSRLEMVE, encoded by the coding sequence GTGGAGAGAACCTTGGTAATTGTTAAACCCGATGCCTTTGAAAAGGGAGCAACCGGTAAAATAATAGACAGGTTCCTATCAGAAGGCTTTAGGATTGTTGCCCTCAAGCTTTTCAGGTTCACCACAGAGCAGGCGAAGGGCTTTTACATAGTGCACAAAGACAGACCCTTTTATAGGGAGCTTGTGGAGTTTATGACCTCGGGACCTGTGGTCGCCATGGTTTTAGAAGGAGAGGATGCCATAAGGAGGGTAAGGGAGATCATAGGTCCCACCGACAGCGAGGAAGCAAGGAGGGTTGCTCCAAACTCCATAAGGGCACTGTTTGGAACCGATAAGGGTAAAAATGCGGTGCACGCCTCAGATTCAGTAGAATCCGCCCAGTATGAGATTCCCTTTATATTCTCAAGGTTGGAGATGGTAGAGTGA
- the atpH gene encoding ATP synthase F1 subunit delta, with translation MNKELSKKLAKSLLSKLPKERSVLIQVSEFLGFVYSLYRKERLFRDFILNPQVPNEKKVEYLVSLSSKFSLPSEVREFINYLVELNAMPMLGEIKRLYDHEVEKLLRLSKAFILVAKKLDENTLESIKSKVQQILNRELEFEVQEDPSLIGGFVVKTSGFVLDASVKRALEKLT, from the coding sequence ATGAACAAGGAGCTTTCAAAAAAGCTGGCTAAATCCCTGCTGAGCAAACTTCCTAAAGAAAGGTCTGTTTTGATTCAAGTCAGCGAGTTTCTCGGCTTTGTTTATAGCCTATACCGGAAAGAGAGGCTCTTCAGGGACTTTATACTGAACCCACAAGTTCCCAACGAAAAAAAGGTGGAGTATTTAGTAAGTCTTTCTTCAAAATTTTCCCTGCCCTCGGAAGTAAGGGAGTTTATAAATTACCTGGTGGAGCTCAACGCAATGCCTATGCTGGGAGAAATTAAAAGGCTCTATGATCACGAAGTGGAAAAGCTCCTAAGGCTTTCCAAGGCTTTCATACTCGTTGCCAAAAAGCTTGATGAGAATACCTTAGAGTCCATAAAGTCAAAGGTTCAACAGATCCTCAACAGGGAATTAGAGTTTGAGGTACAAGAGGATCCATCCCTCATAGGGGGCTTTGTGGTGAAGACAAGCGGTTTTGTTTTGGATGCTTCAGTAAAGAGGGCTTTAGAAAAATTAACATAG
- a CDS encoding ATP synthase F0 subunit B, protein MAEGHHTIELVWKGLNILLFLAIVYYFGRKHISQAFEGFFSKLTEGLESSERELKEAKETLERAKAEYEDAKRRHREQIELAKQTAQQMKEEELKKVEEIASRIKEKAKETIELETKKAKEELLRFGMRQAKELALQRLFQDFENPDIQKKYAEKMLRKLEVQK, encoded by the coding sequence ATGGCAGAAGGGCACCACACCATAGAGCTAGTTTGGAAGGGGCTCAACATACTGCTCTTTTTGGCGATAGTCTATTACTTTGGTAGAAAGCACATAAGCCAAGCCTTTGAAGGCTTTTTCTCCAAACTAACGGAAGGTCTGGAAAGCTCCGAGAGGGAACTGAAGGAGGCAAAGGAGACCTTAGAAAGGGCAAAGGCAGAGTATGAGGATGCCAAAAGACGCCACCGTGAGCAGATAGAACTCGCCAAGCAAACCGCCCAGCAGATGAAGGAAGAGGAGCTCAAAAAGGTAGAAGAGATTGCAAGCAGGATAAAGGAAAAGGCAAAAGAGACCATTGAGTTGGAGACCAAGAAAGCAAAGGAAGAACTCCTGCGGTTTGGAATGAGGCAGGCAAAGGAGCTTGCCCTCCAAAGGCTATTTCAAGACTTTGAAAACCCAGACATCCAGAAAAAATACGCAGAGAAAATGCTCAGGAAACTGGAGGTACAAAAATGA
- a CDS encoding ATP synthase F0 subunit B, which produces MEIQQALYPNVTLFVQAFLFLIFLFIIGQILVKPYSAVIEERESITAKNYEEAKKLQEEASKFLELAKEELEKASLTSKEILNSAKREVEKIKAERIAQVEKEAQEETERAVEEIRKKLEEEKQKLQERVKDIAEEIVRKIEEEAA; this is translated from the coding sequence ATGGAAATACAGCAAGCCCTTTATCCGAACGTAACATTGTTCGTGCAAGCTTTCCTTTTTCTAATCTTCCTGTTCATAATAGGGCAGATCCTTGTAAAGCCCTACAGTGCGGTAATAGAGGAGAGGGAGAGTATTACCGCAAAGAACTACGAAGAGGCAAAGAAACTCCAAGAGGAAGCCAGTAAGTTCTTAGAGCTGGCAAAGGAGGAGTTGGAAAAGGCAAGCTTGACCTCCAAAGAGATATTAAACTCTGCCAAGAGGGAAGTGGAAAAGATCAAGGCGGAAAGAATTGCACAGGTGGAAAAGGAAGCCCAGGAGGAGACAGAAAGGGCAGTGGAGGAAATAAGGAAAAAACTTGAAGAAGAAAAACAAAAACTTCAAGAAAGGGTAAAGGACATTGCGGAAGAAATCGTGAGAAAAATAGAAGAGGAGGCGGCGTAA
- the rpiB gene encoding ribose 5-phosphate isomerase B has product MKIAIGSDHAGFRLKEKIKEFLLSKGYEVLDFGTNSTESTHYPIFAKEVARAIQRKEADFGILICGSGIGMCIVANKFKGIRAALCLNEYMARMSRRHNNANVLCLGDRVLGEELALSIVSAWLSEEFEGGRHQKRLELIQEIEEGMC; this is encoded by the coding sequence ATGAAAATAGCCATAGGTTCAGACCACGCGGGCTTCAGACTAAAGGAAAAAATAAAAGAGTTTTTGCTATCCAAGGGCTATGAGGTTTTAGACTTTGGAACTAATTCCACTGAATCAACCCATTATCCCATCTTTGCCAAAGAGGTGGCAAGGGCAATCCAAAGAAAGGAGGCGGATTTTGGCATCCTCATCTGCGGAAGCGGTATAGGAATGTGTATAGTTGCCAACAAGTTTAAGGGTATTCGGGCAGCGTTGTGTCTGAACGAATACATGGCACGCATGAGCAGAAGGCACAACAACGCTAACGTACTCTGCCTTGGAGACCGAGTATTGGGAGAAGAGTTAGCCCTTTCCATAGTGTCCGCTTGGCTCAGTGAGGAGTTTGAGGGCGGAAGGCATCAAAAGAGGCTGGAACTCATACAAGAGATAGAAGAAGGTATGTGTTAA